In Candidatus Cloacimonadota bacterium, the genomic stretch AACGAGTAACTTCGATATTATCGACATCGGCTTCTTTGGGAAAGATATACAGGGGAACGGAGACTTGTGTTCCATTATAAGAATACTGGGCTCGTATAGCACCTTCGCGCAGATAATACTCCAAGTAATCATTTCTTTGCTGTGCCGTGCTTATTGGGGGAGTAATCCTTAACGTGGTACCATATCCGTAGGTAGTGTTCACGTTCGATATCTGAATCTTTCTAGCGGTAGATATGCCCCAGTATTCAGTGGAAGTAGGATTATATTCCAACAAGGTTATCAGGTTTTCATTCTTTGCCGGCATCAAGAGCCCGTGCCGCAACAAGTGCATACATTCCATTACACCTTGCTGCAAATCAATGTTCTTTTTGATACGGCTATAAGACCTGAAAAACGTTACGATTCCAATTGCAGAAACCATAATCAGCACCGTTGAGATAATTATTACTACGATCAGCTCAATCAGAGTGCTTCCCTTTTCATTTTTTATCATTTTCATCATTTTCGGTTACCGTGGGTAATGGTCTTCCTGCAATTCTACCTTATGCTTGTCTTTCTTTGTGGGAAAAGTCCATTCCAGAGTCGCAGTTACTCTGACAAATGGGAAGAGATCGTTGCCATAATGTTCACTCATCTCTCTTGCTTTCACACTAAGCAATCCCATCAGCTTCTCATCATTATCCAAAGTACATATCTCAACTTCTCTTCTTACAACTTCAAGAATACGCATTTGGGTTTGATTCAGGTTGTAGCGGTTGTAGACGTATTGGCGATCCAATTCTCCAGATACAATGTTGGTAGCGGCGCGGTACTGATGATTCCGTTCGGCCTGCCGTTCAGCATACATGATGCCAATATAGGCAGTGAGTATCAGAACCGCCAGTACAGCAGCGCTTACCAATACTTCAAGCAGAGTGACCCCCCGCTCATTCATGAGCAGGCAGGTTTTGTCTTTTAAACAGCGGGGTGTCATCCTAAGCCATCCCTTTAGAAACCGGCACCCGTGGCAAAGAGTTTGGGATTTTCCGCCACTTCTTCGGCCACTGTACGTTCCACGTAGTTGTTCATTACCAGATTGTAAAGAGATTGATCTCTGGTTTGCATACCTTCCTTGGTAGAGGCTTGAATGATGGAGGGTATCTGGTAGGTCTTTTCTTCGCGAATCAGGTTTCTCACGGCGGCGTTAGCCAGCATAATTTCCACTGCGGGCACGCGGCCTTTGCCGTCTTTTGTGGGTAACAGGGTTTGTGAGATCACTGCTTCCAGAGATTCCGAAAGCATGGAGCGCACTTGTTGCTGTTGCTCCTTGGGGAACATATCGATGATACGGTCTATGGATTTGGTGCAGCTTCCGGTATGCAGCGTGGCAAAAACCAAGTGACCGGTTTCTGCAGCTGTCAACGCAAGTGACACAGTCTCCAGATCGCGCATTTCACCTACCAGGATTACGTCCGGGTCTTCACGTAAGGCACTGCGAAGCGCCGCGGTGAAGCTCCAAGTATCGTGGCCCAACTCACGTTGGTTGATCAGGCTGTTTTTGCTGCGATGTACGAATTCGATGGGGTCTTCCACTGTAATAATATGGCAGTATCTACTGTCGTTGATACTGTCGATCATTGTAGCTAAAGTGGTAGATTTGCCGCTTCCGGTGGGCCCAGTAACCAGTATAAGTCCCTTTTCCTTTTTTGTAAGGCGTTTGAGAATCTCGGGTAGGCGTAGCTCATCGTAACTCTTGATTTCGTTTGGAATCACGCGGAAAGCAGCAGAAATACCGTTTATCTGATGGAATGCATTTACACGGAAGCGAACATCGTTTGAAAGCTTTGTGGAAAAGTCGATTTCCAGATTCTTTCTAAACATCTCCTGTTGCACTTCGTTCATCACTCCATCTACGAGATTCTCAACATCTTCCAAATTTAGGACCGGAAGGTTGAGTTTTTTCATTCTACCGTTGACTCGCACCATGGGGTGCGAGCCTACGGCAACATGAAGGTCAGACGCTCCCGCCTCGGCGGTGAAGCGTAATAGTTCATGAATTGTCAAAGTACCGTCCTCCCTTGATTAGTCGGCTTCCATTCCTCCGGACTCAGGGTTTGTCCAGGTATCGATTCCATAGCCGTGGAATTGAGCTTCCACTACGTCGTAAATCACTTGTTTGCCTTCACCACCAGCGAAGTCCTGTAAGGATGTTGCGACATACTGACGGGGCGGATTACCAGTTACTTCAAACTTCCAGTTCTTCAGAGTGGATACACCAATGTTGGCATCTTTGAGAGCTTCATCAATGGAGTAGCCATCGGTGGAACCAGTGGTTTGCAGATGAATATCGAAGGCCTTGCGGAGTGTTGATATTGCAGTCTGTGCTTCTGTGCTGCGGGATTTTTCAACATAACGCAAGTAACGCGGAACGGCGATAGCAGCCAAGATGGCAACTATGATAACCACCACCAACACTTCGATAAGGGTAAAACCCTTTTGGTTTTTCAGGTTTCTGAGCATTTTTGTATCCTCCTAGGGGATCGTTTTATTTCTTGCCAATCTATATATGCACGATGCGTGCCAAAAATCAGTGAAAAGAAACTCATCAGTGCATCAGAACAAGGCGTAAATTCACTTTTTCCCAATTCATTATATTTGTCAATCTCTATTTATCCGTATCGTTTCCCTTCCATTGATTTGGTGGTGATCTGTAGCAATTCGTGAACAAATTCTTCAGGGTCTAGGGGACTATCCACATTAACCCAAATAATGCCCTAAGTTCAAAATACCTATGCTTTCTGTCTCTGTTAATATAAGAAATGGGGTGACCTGGACTTCGGGCAATACATAGAATCCACCCCCGATATTGAACTCTATTTAATATATAACATTTAGGTATACAATAAGATACATAAGACCAAATGAACCCCAATCGCATTATCCAAGATAAATGGTCAGTGCTTCGTCTTGATATGAAGCAGATATCATCGGGTGATCATCGAGTGGTCACTGCTTGATAACGGCTTGATATCTGTTTCAGCACTGCTTGAAATAATGAGAATGAATGGCAAGCGAGCATTCAACCGACAAAGACATAGCCGCAACAGAATTTATTGTGCAGTGAAAACCCATGCATGCAGGTAATAAGAATCAAATGCTCTGCATTTTTGTACCGATAAAACTATAAACAAAAGGCTTGACGCATTTTGTGACTTTGAGTTTGTGTCATTATTCAAACATAATTACTGATAAAAATGAAGGAGCCAGAATGTCATCATCCTTACAGAAACTACTATTATGCAGCCTGACATTACTACTATCCGCAATGCTAGGCGCGGTTGAGATCAGTCCCACAGCAGTTACCAATTCCAATTTGTTGGACGACCGCGATATCCTTGCTGAATATGACGGTGGCCAAATACTACGCGCAGATATCATGGCTAGGATAGAAAAAATCCCTGCTGTACACCGTGGTCGTTTTCTCACAACGGATGGCCAGCTTCAAATCTTGGACATCATCAGTACCGAAGATGTTTTCTACAGGAAAGCTCTGGAAATGGGCATCGATAAGAGTCCGGAAGTGACCGAAAAGTTAGCTGAACTCCAGCGCAATTTTTACTTGCAGGAGTATTACAAACGCCACGTTACCGATCTGGTAGTACTCGATGAAGAAGATTATCAAGAGTTCTACAACGACAATCTCCAGCTCTTCTATCAAAGCCCCAATATCACCATCCACTACATTCAAACTGCTACAGAAGAAGATGCAATCGCCGCTATCGCCGAGCTGAATGCCGGCGCATCTTTTGCCCAAGTATCGGATAAATACAATCAAAACACTTACGCCAAGGGACTGAAAGGCGTGATAAAACACATCACCCTCAATGGCAACATCCCTGGCGTGGGGAACGATCAGGCCCTGGAAGATGCTATTGCCGAAAGCACCGTAGATTCCCTGAAGATCAACGGCCCCATCCAAACCGATATGGGTTGGCATCTGTTTCGCACAGTGAACCGCATTCCCGGTCGTCAAAGAGAACTCAGCGAAGTAAGAACCGAAGTGGAACAGCGCCTACGTCCTAAAAAAGAAAGAGAAGTCCTGGAAAGCCTGCGCGCCCAATTGAAGGAAAAATACCATGTCTCCATCGATACCACCTTGGTGAATCGCATCGACCTGACTGAATTGGCCAAAAACGACGAGATTAAAGACCTGATAGCAGTGAGTTCACCCCACAACGACATCAGAGATATCAGAGTAAAAGAATTCTTGGCGGATTATTCCAAGCGCAGTCCTCAAGAACAGCTTTATTACGCCCGCGGTGGCGGTCCCATGGCCTTGATGGAACAAAACCTGATCCAGGAACTATTTGTAATAGATGGAAAAGCCCTCGGTTACGAACGCTATTTCGAAAATAACGAAAATTACCTGATGCTGCGTCGCAACACTATCTTGCGCCGAGCTTTTGAAATCCTGGTATTGGAAACCATAGAGGTTAGCAATGAAGAAATAGCCGAACGCTACGAACTGGACAAAGAAGAATACTCCATGCCTGCTCATCGCTCTATCCAAGTGCTCTTCTTTGAAGATAATAAAACTGCAAAGAAAGCCTGGAGCAAGTTCAATAAAGCGCTCAAGAAAAATAATGAAAAAGACATCGAAAAGATCATCAGCAAATACTCTACAAAACCCCAGAAATCCATCTACGAAAACCAATATGACAACGGTATCGTAACAGGATTGGTGCAGGATGCGGATTTCTCGAAACGCATTTGGGACAATCCCGTAGGCTACCTGTCACCCGTATTCACCACCGCCAATGGCGACATCGTGTTCTTCCGCACTTTGTCCGAGACGCCAAAGAGCTATCGCCCCGCAGTAGAAGTGGAGCCCCGCATCTTGAAGGCCATCAAGCAGGAAAAGGAAAGAGAGACACAGGAACGTGTAAAAGAAGAACTCTTTGTGCAGTACAACATGAGGAAATACCCAGAGAGAGTGAAACTGACACTTACTGCGGATGAGCTTTTCGAATATGCCGATAATGCCGCCAGAAACCGCAACTTCAAGGATGCCACAGTGTTCTTTGATCAGATCATCAAGACTTACAACAACGGTGTAGATGATTATAAAGCCTTCTTTATGAAAGCTTTCCTCACTTCCGAAGAGATCAAGGATACGGATGAAGCCCTGAAGCTTTTCCGTGAGTTCCTCACTCGCTATCCGGAAGGGGAGTTACATGAATCTGCCCGCTTTATGATCGACAGTCTGGAAGGAAATCTGGATGGCTTTGAAGATTTCGAAAACCTTGAAGATGAATAAGTAATCACCAACTAAATAAAGGTGGAGTCTCCGGATTCCACTTTTTTTTGTTCTGCTATGTATTGCCTGATACCAGGGAAGATTAGTTGAACGCAGCTTATACAGATCGAACAGATATACGCTGATTATCACATTATGATACGTTGAATCCTCGCTTGAGTGGATTGCAGGAATCCATGTTGGATTGCCTAAGAAGCCCGGAGTGCGAAACAGATATCAGCGAGGGTACGGAGCGAAGCCGAGCTACCCGCAGCGCATGGAGGCGTATCGTAGCATTCCGATGCTACGCTTTTTTCTTGGTGCGAAGCTAAGCGGAGCTACCGGCAATGCCTGGAGGATAAAGTGCCTTGCCCATTGTCGAACTGACCTCTTTCTACGAGCTCTTTGACCTACATGTTATCCATCGCAGCAATCCTGTCGTTGTAATCCTAGTCGGCTGTATAACTGGTTACAACTGTTCGTGAATATTGCCGACTTGAGCTCCAAACTACCATCAGGACTTATTTTACTCGTGCGATAGCCTTTTCTTCAATCCAGCCTGTTTGACCATTGGGCAGGATCACAAAAGTCCATTCCCCTTCACTTTGTTTAAGCTTTAGAATGATCCCTTCATGGATTTGCGCCACACGGGGGGAATCTGACCGCGCTTCAGTCCTAAGGTCTGCTCTACTCTCGATAAGAACCGCCTGTACATTGTGCGCTCGGCGATAAGCTTTGAAACCCGTGAATCCCACTGAGAGGAGCATCAATACCAGCAGAATTCCCAATACCAGGCTTGGCAATCCCTTTTCCCGTTCAGGGTCATAATTCACATACCAAACAAAGCCAAGAGCGCACAAAATCAGTAGTACCAGACACAGTATCGCCATTCGGTTCAGATTCATAAAGTCATAAGTTTGCAATGCCACTCTTAGCAGAAAGGGTCTTTGAGGGTACAGCTCGTGATCCTGAGAGAGATTGATGGTATAGTTCAAATTTTCTTGGGCTGCTTTATGTGCAGAATTCAGGTGTAGAGCTTTCAAGAAATACAGCGTAGCCATACCACTTTGACCGGTTTGCCAATAGCTTACGCCAAGATTGTAGTATAGATCAGGGTTTTGAATACCTTTACTCTCCAGCTCTTTCATTCTATCGAATTCATTGGCTGCCGACAGGCTGACCAAGCCGACCAGTATCAGCGCTATGCATAGTCTTTTCATCCTCTGCCTCCGTTGCGGCAAAATCCGGCAACAATATGCTTCAAGAGCTCCAGATCCTGCATTATCTCCGCAGGATCTGCTTCCTGGGGCGAAAAACGGTGCCACTGGCAACTCTCAATGAAGCGCCGGGTACTATCCAAGAGCTCTTCGGAAACATTCATCTTTTCCAGGTAAACAAGCTTCTCCGCTGTGGACAAGCCCATCCCTATGCCGAGTTTATCGCTGAGATAACGCATAAAACCGTTTTCCGCCAGGATGTAGAATTCCTTGCTGCCCTTTGCTGCTGCAGCTTGAGCGGTTTGTAGATATTTCTTTAATGCTTTATCTGCCATCATCCGGGCATAACTCTGTGGATCACGTTGCCGTTTGATGCGATGAAAGCTGAAATACAGAACCGCACCAAAGCCCAAAAGGATCGCCGCTACTATCAGCCAATACCAGCTCTTTTGCAGTATATTCGGATAATCGGGATATTCCGAGCGTGAAAGCATGGGACGCAGAGTCATCTGTTTACTATTATCCAGCAATCCGGAGAAATAGCTGATCACATTGGCGCTTTTCACTTTTATCTCGTGACTTTTGCTGCTGTAGCTGCGATATACTCCCGCATCCGGATCGAACCAGGAGAAAGTGAGCGAAGGCATGGTGTATATGCCTTTTTCGGCTGGTATAATGGTATAATACAGCACTCTGCTTCCTTCAATACCAGCATTTAGTTTATCCACAGCCATCGGACTGGACACCTGAGCCTCACTCTTTGGAAAAGCAGGATTGCCAAATTGATTGTAGTTCCCTTTCCCAGCGATGCGTAAACTGAAGGTAATAGCTTCGCCCAAGCTGATTTCCTTATCACTGATGGTATCGCTTAGTTCAAATGTCCCTACTGCTCCGCTAAAGCTTTGGGGTACACCATCTTTGGGCAGAGGTAATACTTCCAGCCAGGCATCCTGAGAGCGCAGAGGTTGATTCATATAGCCGAATTCATAGATTCTGGCGCTTCCCGCCAGCTCTGGAGCTCTCAACTCCCCGGTTTGATTGGGAGAGAGTACTAGTCGCTTGATCAAGGCCCTTTGAAAGCGCTTCCCTTCATGAGTAACCACTTCATAATCCAGCATGTTTGGTTGTTCATACACGCTTTTGCCATAGCCTGGGAAATCCTGCTCATCATCGAGATTGAAAGAGCGCACCATCTGATCGGTATAAAGATAGTAGGATATTACGGTAGGCTCGCCTTTATAAACCTTTTGGTGACGAGGTAGTGCCAGTAGAGTGGTTGTGCCAGTCATCCTGCTTGCAGACCATGGAAAATCCGGATCAATGATTCCCGAAGCGCCAGGAGAAGCAGGATTGCTCTGGGATCTGGAAGTGGTGGATTTGACTACCGTAACGTTGATGGCTTTGGTGGTGTAAACTTTGTTGTCCACCCTTACACTTTGTGCGGGGATTGTGCTGCTGCCTACTCCTAATGGGACATATATATATGTATATAAGCGCTCATGAACGCGCTCAACCTTGAAGTTTATAACGCTGCTGCTGGCACGGGTGGAGCTGGTCATATTCACAAAGCTGAAGTTATCGATCTTTGGCGCTTGCGGTTCAGATGCATTGAATGCCTTGTCACTCTTGATGCGAATAGTATACTCCAAGCGGTCTGAGCTCTCGATAGTAGTCTTATTTACCGATGCCGTAACGCTAAGAGCAGAAAGCAGCAAAGGCATCATAAGAAGTAGTAGCACGATCGTAGGTTTCATCTTTACCACCAATAATCGGTTTGGGGTGCTCCCTGTTTACTCTGTTGTTTTCGTTCCCGGGCTTCCAGAAAAT encodes the following:
- a CDS encoding prepilin-type N-terminal cleavage/methylation domain-containing protein yields the protein MMKMIKNEKGSTLIELIVVIIISTVLIMVSAIGIVTFFRSYSRIKKNIDLQQGVMECMHLLRHGLLMPAKNENLITLLEYNPTSTEYWGISTARKIQISNVNTTYGYGTTLRITPPISTAQQRNDYLEYYLREGAIRAQYSYNGTQVSVPLYIFPKEADVDNIEVTRFEIYDANKPNLAGAYYTPTSDKREVPIVRVVIEARMLLRDAPLPRDREYETVVYETYIAKKYVTD
- a CDS encoding prepilin-type N-terminal cleavage/methylation domain-containing protein; the encoded protein is MTPRCLKDKTCLLMNERGVTLLEVLVSAAVLAVLILTAYIGIMYAERQAERNHQYRAATNIVSGELDRQYVYNRYNLNQTQMRILEVVRREVEICTLDNDEKLMGLLSVKAREMSEHYGNDLFPFVRVTATLEWTFPTKKDKHKVELQEDHYPR
- a CDS encoding type IV pilus twitching motility protein PilT; this encodes MTIHELLRFTAEAGASDLHVAVGSHPMVRVNGRMKKLNLPVLNLEDVENLVDGVMNEVQQEMFRKNLEIDFSTKLSNDVRFRVNAFHQINGISAAFRVIPNEIKSYDELRLPEILKRLTKKEKGLILVTGPTGSGKSTTLATMIDSINDSRYCHIITVEDPIEFVHRSKNSLINQRELGHDTWSFTAALRSALREDPDVILVGEMRDLETVSLALTAAETGHLVFATLHTGSCTKSIDRIIDMFPKEQQQQVRSMLSESLEAVISQTLLPTKDGKGRVPAVEIMLANAAVRNLIREEKTYQIPSIIQASTKEGMQTRDQSLYNLVMNNYVERTVAEEVAENPKLFATGAGF
- a CDS encoding prepilin-type N-terminal cleavage/methylation domain-containing protein — encoded protein: MLRNLKNQKGFTLIEVLVVVIIVAILAAIAVPRYLRYVEKSRSTEAQTAISTLRKAFDIHLQTTGSTDGYSIDEALKDANIGVSTLKNWKFEVTGNPPRQYVATSLQDFAGGEGKQVIYDVVEAQFHGYGIDTWTNPESGGMEAD
- a CDS encoding peptidyl-prolyl cis-trans isomerase; this encodes MSSSLQKLLLCSLTLLLSAMLGAVEISPTAVTNSNLLDDRDILAEYDGGQILRADIMARIEKIPAVHRGRFLTTDGQLQILDIISTEDVFYRKALEMGIDKSPEVTEKLAELQRNFYLQEYYKRHVTDLVVLDEEDYQEFYNDNLQLFYQSPNITIHYIQTATEEDAIAAIAELNAGASFAQVSDKYNQNTYAKGLKGVIKHITLNGNIPGVGNDQALEDAIAESTVDSLKINGPIQTDMGWHLFRTVNRIPGRQRELSEVRTEVEQRLRPKKEREVLESLRAQLKEKYHVSIDTTLVNRIDLTELAKNDEIKDLIAVSSPHNDIRDIRVKEFLADYSKRSPQEQLYYARGGGPMALMEQNLIQELFVIDGKALGYERYFENNENYLMLRRNTILRRAFEILVLETIEVSNEEIAERYELDKEEYSMPAHRSIQVLFFEDNKTAKKAWSKFNKALKKNNEKDIEKIISKYSTKPQKSIYENQYDNGIVTGLVQDADFSKRIWDNPVGYLSPVFTTANGDIVFFRTLSETPKSYRPAVEVEPRILKAIKQEKERETQERVKEELFVQYNMRKYPERVKLTLTADELFEYADNAARNRNFKDATVFFDQIIKTYNNGVDDYKAFFMKAFLTSEEIKDTDEALKLFREFLTRYPEGELHESARFMIDSLEGNLDGFEDFENLEDE
- a CDS encoding SH3 domain-containing protein, whose product is MKRLCIALILVGLVSLSAANEFDRMKELESKGIQNPDLYYNLGVSYWQTGQSGMATLYFLKALHLNSAHKAAQENLNYTINLSQDHELYPQRPFLLRVALQTYDFMNLNRMAILCLVLLILCALGFVWYVNYDPEREKGLPSLVLGILLVLMLLSVGFTGFKAYRRAHNVQAVLIESRADLRTEARSDSPRVAQIHEGIILKLKQSEGEWTFVILPNGQTGWIEEKAIARVK
- a CDS encoding BatD family protein, encoding MKPTIVLLLLMMPLLLSALSVTASVNKTTIESSDRLEYTIRIKSDKAFNASEPQAPKIDNFSFVNMTSSTRASSSVINFKVERVHERLYTYIYVPLGVGSSTIPAQSVRVDNKVYTTKAINVTVVKSTTSRSQSNPASPGASGIIDPDFPWSASRMTGTTTLLALPRHQKVYKGEPTVISYYLYTDQMVRSFNLDDEQDFPGYGKSVYEQPNMLDYEVVTHEGKRFQRALIKRLVLSPNQTGELRAPELAGSARIYEFGYMNQPLRSQDAWLEVLPLPKDGVPQSFSGAVGTFELSDTISDKEISLGEAITFSLRIAGKGNYNQFGNPAFPKSEAQVSSPMAVDKLNAGIEGSRVLYYTIIPAEKGIYTMPSLTFSWFDPDAGVYRSYSSKSHEIKVKSANVISYFSGLLDNSKQMTLRPMLSRSEYPDYPNILQKSWYWLIVAAILLGFGAVLYFSFHRIKRQRDPQSYARMMADKALKKYLQTAQAAAAKGSKEFYILAENGFMRYLSDKLGIGMGLSTAEKLVYLEKMNVSEELLDSTRRFIESCQWHRFSPQEADPAEIMQDLELLKHIVAGFCRNGGRG